From Candidatus Eremiobacteraceae bacterium, one genomic window encodes:
- a CDS encoding SpoIID/LytB domain-containing protein, which produces MKAALAALLVVLWAAPALADDTPIRVSLLRDQFRTVLSSEGGLTVRPPNVSSGSPYVEPDVTTVLDVRPNADGLLLAGAIQAGSAIVVAPADPRYPLAIDGTVYRGAAIVQATSDGSIDIINVVDLERYLDGVVGSEMDPSWPRAALQAQAIVARTYAVAHLGTREWLGYDLRAGEQDQAYKGVAAETPTVESAVSSTRGKILVAGADVVHAYYSSCDGGYTSSGDALADPEPYLVAHQDPYCTTSPDDGWSASVDAQTFTSALRASFGDIGSIGSIAVVSRDESGRALSVSINGTKDARVIPATTFRALVGNHVVRSTRIDSISLRGGVIRISGEGFGHGVGMAQWGARGMAEAGKTADEILEFYYHGVQFASIADRLATR; this is translated from the coding sequence GTGAAAGCCGCGCTCGCGGCGCTTCTCGTCGTCTTGTGGGCGGCCCCCGCGCTCGCCGACGACACGCCGATCCGCGTATCGCTGCTTCGCGATCAGTTCCGCACCGTTCTCTCCTCTGAAGGCGGGCTTACCGTGAGGCCCCCGAACGTCTCGAGCGGAAGCCCGTACGTCGAACCGGACGTCACGACGGTGCTCGACGTGAGGCCGAACGCCGATGGCCTGCTTCTCGCGGGCGCTATCCAAGCCGGCAGCGCCATCGTCGTCGCTCCAGCCGATCCTCGTTATCCGCTCGCGATCGACGGCACGGTCTATCGCGGCGCAGCGATCGTCCAGGCGACTTCCGACGGCTCGATCGACATCATCAACGTCGTCGACCTCGAGCGTTACCTCGACGGCGTGGTCGGGAGCGAGATGGACCCGTCGTGGCCGCGAGCCGCACTTCAAGCGCAAGCCATCGTCGCGAGGACCTATGCTGTCGCGCATCTGGGCACACGCGAGTGGCTCGGCTACGATCTGCGTGCCGGCGAGCAAGACCAAGCATATAAAGGAGTCGCGGCGGAGACTCCCACCGTCGAATCGGCGGTGAGCTCGACGCGCGGAAAGATCCTCGTGGCGGGCGCCGATGTCGTGCACGCGTATTACTCGAGCTGCGATGGAGGGTATACGAGCAGCGGCGACGCGCTAGCCGACCCGGAACCCTACCTCGTCGCGCATCAGGATCCGTATTGCACGACGTCGCCCGACGACGGATGGAGCGCTTCCGTCGACGCGCAGACGTTCACGTCGGCCCTTCGCGCCAGCTTCGGCGACATCGGCTCGATCGGTTCGATCGCGGTCGTATCGCGCGACGAATCGGGTCGTGCGCTGAGCGTGTCGATAAACGGAACCAAAGACGCGCGGGTGATACCGGCGACGACGTTCCGCGCGCTCGTCGGGAACCACGTCGTGCGCAGCACGCGCATCGATTCGATCTCCTTGCGCGGCGGTGTCATCCGTATCTCTGGTGAGGGGTTCGGCCACGGCGTCGGCATGGCGCAGTGGGGCGCTCGCGGCATGGCGGAAGCGGGTAAGACGGCCGACGAGATCCTCGAGTTCTACTACCACGGCGTCCAGTTCGCGAGCATCGCGGACCGGCTCGCGACGAGGTAG
- the ruvB gene encoding Holliday junction branch migration DNA helicase RuvB produces the protein MPRKPTVRGEEQREEPQPSRHAVVSATETIEDEIITVTLRPTGFEHYVGQHGIVENIKVSIEAAKRRGEPLEHVLLHGPPGLGKTTLANIVARELGATFRQVSGPTLERPGDLVGILTNLERGDVLFIDEIHRLSRVVEEFLYPAMEDFAIDFMVDKGAYAKTIKINLQRFTLIGATTRAGMLTAPLRDRFGIVHHLEYYTPADLTKIVAHSATVLGVAIDAGGCEEIAGRARGTPRIANRLLRRVRDFAEVKADGRIDREIAKAALELERIDLLGLDALDRAFLNALVVQYRGGPVGIGALAASLNEEENTLIDVVEPYLIQIGFVQRSANGRRATPQARAHIGHDDTGQPRLL, from the coding sequence ATGCCGCGTAAACCGACCGTCCGGGGTGAAGAGCAGCGCGAAGAGCCGCAGCCGTCCCGTCACGCCGTCGTCAGCGCGACCGAGACGATCGAAGACGAGATAATCACCGTTACGCTCCGGCCGACCGGCTTCGAGCACTACGTCGGGCAACACGGGATCGTCGAGAACATCAAGGTCTCGATCGAGGCGGCGAAACGCAGGGGGGAACCCCTCGAACACGTCCTGTTGCATGGCCCGCCAGGCCTCGGCAAGACGACGCTCGCGAACATCGTGGCACGCGAACTCGGCGCGACGTTCCGCCAAGTCTCCGGCCCGACCCTCGAAAGGCCCGGCGATCTCGTCGGCATCCTTACGAACCTCGAGCGCGGCGACGTGCTCTTCATCGACGAGATCCACCGCCTGAGCCGCGTCGTGGAAGAGTTCCTCTATCCGGCGATGGAGGACTTCGCGATCGACTTCATGGTCGACAAAGGCGCGTACGCGAAGACGATCAAGATCAACCTCCAACGCTTCACACTCATCGGCGCGACGACGCGCGCAGGCATGCTGACCGCGCCGCTGCGCGATCGCTTCGGCATCGTCCATCATCTCGAATACTACACGCCGGCAGATCTGACGAAGATCGTCGCGCATTCGGCGACCGTGCTCGGCGTCGCGATCGACGCCGGCGGATGCGAGGAGATCGCGGGCCGCGCTCGCGGAACGCCGCGGATCGCGAACCGGCTGCTGCGTCGCGTCCGCGACTTCGCCGAAGTGAAAGCCGACGGTCGCATCGATCGCGAGATCGCCAAAGCCGCCCTCGAGCTCGAACGGATCGACCTTCTCGGCCTAGACGCCCTCGATCGCGCGTTCTTGAACGCGCTCGTCGTCCAATATCGCGGCGGTCCCGTGGGCATCGGTGCGCTCGCTGCAAGTCTCAACGAAGAGGAGAACACGCTGATCGACGTCGTCGAGCCGTATCTCATCCAGATCGGTTTCGTGCAGCGGTCGGCGAACGGCCGGCGCGCGACACCCCAAGCCCGAGCGCACATCGGGCACGACGACACCGGGCAGCCACGCCTGCTGTGA
- a CDS encoding PilZ domain-containing protein, producing the protein MVQRRRWERCRKELPVIIDPGGPKPIDATTLDICEGGIGLLCGEPFALGSKLRFAIAQIADGAMTGVVRWCTPSKTDDRQIVGVELEALSALHRDALADKLALWRSQAADEDG; encoded by the coding sequence ATGGTCCAACGCCGGCGATGGGAGCGATGCCGCAAAGAGCTCCCCGTCATCATCGACCCAGGTGGCCCTAAGCCGATCGATGCGACGACGCTCGACATATGCGAGGGCGGCATCGGCCTCTTGTGCGGCGAGCCGTTCGCGCTCGGGTCGAAGCTGCGGTTCGCGATCGCGCAGATCGCGGACGGCGCGATGACCGGCGTCGTCAGGTGGTGCACGCCGTCGAAGACCGACGACCGCCAGATCGTCGGCGTCGAGCTCGAAGCGCTCAGCGCGCTGCATCGCGACGCCTTGGCGGACAAGCTTGCGTTATGGCGATCGCAGGCGGCGGACGAGGATGGATGA